One part of the Sneathia vaginalis genome encodes these proteins:
- a CDS encoding ROK family protein, translating to MNKKLNLNDYNALNHILLFNNMSRTLLASELEISAPAVFKIIKKLVAKNLILQEEEILPSNGGRPRRGLIINKDYKKILGICLSEDFISLSVAYINGEVIETRNRKRANNLLQARFIKMLVEEIEYVLEKYGKENIGGIGITMPGLVDSNNGIVKKSSIFKNCNINIAQYIEDSFEIPCVADNDIRAILKAESLFGSLKLIDNALLVYMHNSIGASILINKKIYSGQNFAAGQLGKIFNDNNNTLGAYCKNSNIIEKFSGHEEIDIDKLDINEVLSKADKNMSPYKEVMDKVCEQIGFSLSNVIRILDIGKIVLAGDVFVNHPFMKDTITKYVKGNIDKEIFENTTIENSLLPTNIEALGALAIVIGNLFDGKKLIR from the coding sequence ATGAATAAAAAGCTTAATCTAAATGACTACAACGCATTAAATCATATTTTATTATTCAACAATATGAGCCGAACACTATTAGCTTCTGAATTAGAAATTTCTGCACCAGCAGTATTTAAAATAATAAAAAAACTAGTAGCAAAAAATTTAATATTACAGGAAGAAGAAATTTTACCATCAAATGGTGGTAGACCTAGAAGAGGTTTAATTATTAATAAAGATTACAAGAAAATCTTAGGCATATGCTTATCTGAAGATTTCATATCTTTATCTGTTGCATATATTAATGGTGAAGTGATTGAGACAAGAAATAGAAAACGAGCTAATAATTTATTACAAGCAAGATTTATAAAAATGTTAGTTGAAGAAATTGAGTATGTTCTTGAAAAATATGGAAAAGAAAATATAGGTGGTATAGGTATTACTATGCCTGGACTTGTCGACTCAAACAATGGTATTGTAAAAAAATCTAGTATATTTAAAAATTGCAATATAAATATAGCACAGTATATAGAAGACAGTTTTGAAATACCTTGTGTTGCTGATAATGATATACGTGCAATTTTAAAAGCTGAGTCTCTTTTTGGTTCTCTTAAATTAATAGACAACGCACTATTAGTATATATGCATAATAGCATAGGTGCATCCATATTAATCAATAAGAAAATTTATTCAGGGCAAAATTTTGCAGCTGGTCAATTGGGTAAAATATTTAACGATAACAATAATACACTAGGAGCATACTGTAAAAATTCTAATATTATAGAAAAATTTTCTGGACATGAAGAAATAGATATTGATAAACTTGATATTAATGAAGTCCTTTCAAAAGCTGATAAGAATATGAGCCCGTATAAGGAAGTTATGGATAAAGTGTGTGAGCAAATAGGCTTTTCTTTAAGTAATGTAATAAGAATACTAGATATAGGCAAAATAGTACTTGCAGGCGATGTATTTGTAAATCACCCTTTTATGAAGGACACAATAACTAAATATGTAAAAGGAAATATAGATAAAGAAATATTTGAAAATACAACCATTGAAAATTCTCTTTTACCAACAAATATTGAAGCACTAGGTGCTTTAGCTATTGTAATTGGTAATTTGTTTGATGGGAAAAAATTAATAAGATAA
- a CDS encoding YoaK family protein, which produces MEPRQVSESIEVSMMLTFVGGFLEIYSFILKGHVFATTITGNIVMMLFNLSNKNYAVLIKYIFPIIGFALGIIISIIVRNKLSGNKLHWRLYVLFIETVLIFLIYILRAKSVMIVDVCLISMLSGIQIQTFTKIKKRMYMSTMCTGNTRKLIQHLAYKDYENAKIFGLIIFSFGTGVVCGGYLIRYLKEVSILLMLIPIWISGFLVHKN; this is translated from the coding sequence ATGGAGCCAAGACAAGTTTCTGAATCAATAGAAGTATCAATGATGTTAACGTTTGTTGGTGGATTTCTTGAAATATATTCATTTATTTTAAAAGGTCATGTCTTTGCAACAACCATAACGGGTAATATTGTAATGATGTTATTTAATTTATCTAACAAAAATTATGCAGTATTAATAAAATATATTTTCCCTATAATAGGTTTTGCATTAGGTATAATTATATCTATAATAGTTAGAAATAAATTGTCTGGTAATAAATTACACTGGAGATTATATGTATTATTTATCGAAACAGTTTTAATATTCCTTATATACATCTTAAGGGCTAAAAGTGTTATGATAGTAGATGTTTGTTTAATATCTATGTTAAGTGGAATACAAATACAAACTTTTACTAAAATAAAGAAGAGAATGTACATGTCTACAATGTGTACAGGAAATACTAGAAAGCTTATACAACATTTAGCCTATAAAGATTATGAAAATGCAAAAATATTTGGATTAATAATATTTAGCTTCGGTACTGGAGTTGTATGTGGTGGATATTTGATAAGGTATTTAAAAGAAGTATCTATATTATTAATGCTAATACCTATATGGATTTCAGGATTTTTAGTTCATAAAAATTGA
- a CDS encoding YebC/PmpR family DNA-binding transcriptional regulator — MGRHGTIAGRKEAQDKKRAAAFTKYVRLITVAAREGADPDYNVALKHAIEKAKSINMPNDNIQRAIKKGSGADGSVSYDALNYEGYGPGGVALIVEILTDNRNRTASSVKSLFDRFGGNLGTPGCVSYMFNRKGVIEIEKTDDITEDDIMDVALDAGMEDITTYDDSFYITTPTENFDSVCDALRKAGFTFIDSDISYVPTIEVENMTPGDKERLQKLIDQLEDNDDVQKVHHNCSEL, encoded by the coding sequence ATGGGAAGACACGGTACAATAGCAGGTCGTAAAGAAGCTCAAGACAAAAAAAGAGCAGCAGCCTTTACAAAATATGTAAGACTAATTACTGTTGCTGCAAGAGAAGGAGCTGACCCTGATTATAACGTAGCATTAAAGCATGCTATTGAAAAAGCAAAAAGCATTAATATGCCTAATGACAACATTCAAAGAGCTATAAAAAAAGGTTCTGGTGCTGATGGTAGTGTTTCATATGATGCACTTAACTATGAAGGATATGGACCAGGTGGTGTTGCATTAATAGTTGAAATCTTAACTGATAATAGAAACAGAACTGCTTCATCTGTTAAGAGCTTATTTGACAGATTTGGTGGAAATCTTGGAACACCAGGTTGTGTATCATATATGTTTAACAGAAAAGGTGTCATTGAAATAGAAAAAACAGATGATATAACTGAAGATGACATTATGGATGTTGCACTAGATGCTGGTATGGAAGATATTACTACATACGATGATAGTTTCTACATCACAACACCAACTGAAAACTTTGATTCAGTTTGTGATGCATTAAGAAAAGCAGGATTTACATTTATTGATTCTGATATTTCTTATGTCCCAACTATAGAAGTTGAAAATATGACTCCTGGTGACAAAGAAAGACTACAAAAATTAATTGATCAATTAGAAGACAATGATGATGTACAAAAAGTTCATCATAATTGTTCTGAATTATAG
- a CDS encoding ABC transporter permease, with protein MKKIKNYSLVILLLIIWEILSDMHIISEFLLPSPYQVILAFIHDFNLLMKHTYYTLTVAFLGVFIGIVLSFVLALVMDLYQPVYDIFYPVIILTQTIPTIAIAPLLIIWLGYYMKPKVVLVVLSTFFPITIALLNGFKAVDKDNINLLRSMGANTFQMYRYLKIPTSLSYFFSGLKVSMSYSLISAVIAEWLGGYYGLGVYMTRVKKAFALDKMFAVIFFITFLSLLLMSIIDVLEKKIVKN; from the coding sequence ATGAAAAAGATTAAAAACTATAGCTTGGTTATACTTTTACTAATAATATGGGAAATATTATCTGATATGCATATAATATCAGAGTTTTTACTACCATCACCATACCAAGTTATACTGGCATTTATACATGATTTTAATTTACTTATGAAACACACATATTACACTTTAACAGTTGCATTTTTAGGTGTGTTTATAGGGATAGTGTTAAGTTTTGTATTAGCATTAGTTATGGATCTTTATCAACCTGTATATGATATATTTTATCCCGTAATTATCTTAACTCAAACAATACCTACAATAGCAATAGCTCCTTTATTAATAATATGGCTAGGCTATTACATGAAACCTAAGGTAGTTTTAGTAGTTTTATCTACATTTTTCCCTATAACAATAGCGTTGTTAAATGGATTTAAAGCAGTAGATAAAGATAATATTAACTTATTAAGATCTATGGGAGCAAATACATTTCAAATGTATAGATATCTAAAGATACCAACAAGTTTAAGTTATTTTTTCTCTGGACTAAAAGTATCAATGTCATATTCATTAATATCAGCTGTAATTGCTGAATGGCTAGGTGGATATTACGGTCTTGGGGTATATATGACAAGAGTAAAAAAAGCATTTGCATTAGACAAAATGTTTGCAGTAATATTTTTCATAACTTTTTTAAGTCTACTACTTATGTCTATTATAGATGTATTAGAGAAGAAAATAGTAAAAAATTAG
- a CDS encoding ABC transporter substrate-binding protein → MKKRLFHLLSLLIMVLGFVSCGAAKQPEKKLEKVTLVLDWVPNTNHTGIFVAKDKGYFKEEGIDLEIVQPAEDSSATVVGAGKAELGIYFQPNLVKKLLKNTPITAIAAILQKNTAGLMCLKSLGAKTPKDLEGKRYSTWQDPIDDATVKTLVGDKLQEIPGESTDATAGLVANQYDFIIVYSNWDLINARLKKVDVDFFPLAQYEPIFDYYTPVLIANNDFLKNKPEVARKVLKALEKGYRFAVENPDEAANILIKNAPEGNPELIRESQKSIVKYYLNEKGEWGKVDIAKWDRFYNWLYEKKLIDKKLDSGAGVTNEYLGH, encoded by the coding sequence ATGAAAAAGAGATTGTTTCATTTACTAAGTTTATTAATTATGGTTTTAGGATTTGTAAGTTGTGGAGCAGCAAAACAACCTGAAAAGAAATTGGAGAAGGTAACACTAGTATTGGACTGGGTACCAAATACTAACCACACTGGTATATTTGTTGCAAAAGATAAGGGATATTTCAAAGAAGAAGGAATAGATCTTGAAATAGTACAACCAGCTGAAGATAGTTCTGCAACAGTAGTAGGAGCAGGAAAGGCTGAACTTGGAATATATTTCCAACCAAATTTAGTTAAAAAATTATTGAAAAATACACCAATTACTGCAATAGCAGCAATATTACAAAAAAATACTGCTGGACTTATGTGCTTAAAATCATTAGGAGCTAAGACACCTAAGGATTTAGAAGGTAAAAGATATTCTACTTGGCAAGATCCTATTGATGATGCAACAGTAAAGACATTAGTAGGAGATAAATTACAAGAAATACCTGGTGAAAGTACAGATGCAACAGCTGGTTTAGTTGCTAATCAATATGATTTCATTATTGTATATAGCAATTGGGATTTAATTAATGCAAGATTAAAGAAAGTAGATGTAGATTTCTTCCCATTAGCACAATATGAACCAATATTTGACTATTATACACCAGTTTTAATAGCAAATAATGACTTTTTAAAGAATAAACCAGAAGTAGCTAGAAAAGTATTAAAAGCATTAGAAAAAGGATATAGATTTGCAGTAGAAAATCCAGATGAAGCAGCAAATATTCTAATAAAGAATGCTCCAGAAGGAAATCCTGAATTGATAAGAGAAAGTCAAAAGAGTATAGTTAAGTACTACTTAAATGAAAAAGGTGAATGGGGTAAAGTAGATATAGCTAAGTGGGATAGATTCTACAATTGGCTATATGAAAAGAAATTAATAGATAAAAAACTAGATAGTGGAGCTGGAGTAACAAATGAATATCTTGGACATTAA
- a CDS encoding ABC transporter ATP-binding protein — protein MNILDIKDISHSFDNKKNTIEDISFCVKKGEIVGIIGPSGVGKSTLFNIIAGLIKPTSGKVFLENEDITGKTAKVSYMLQKDLLLPFMTVYENIALPLTIKKVNKKEIEKKINENLSKFGLENLCNRYPKELSGGQRQRVALLRTYMFSDKIVLLDEPFSALDYITKDTMYNWFLKLKKELNLTCLLITHDIDEAIRLSDTVYVIQGVPGKFVKKFDIQKDEKSMMEIKKKIYEVIKQKISW, from the coding sequence ATGAATATCTTGGACATTAAAGATATTAGTCATAGTTTTGATAATAAGAAGAATACAATAGAAGACATATCTTTTTGTGTAAAAAAAGGAGAAATTGTTGGGATAATAGGTCCTAGTGGAGTTGGAAAATCTACGTTGTTTAATATAATAGCGGGGTTAATAAAACCAACTAGTGGTAAGGTGTTTTTAGAAAATGAAGACATTACTGGTAAGACTGCAAAAGTAAGCTATATGCTACAAAAAGATTTACTTTTGCCTTTTATGACAGTTTATGAGAATATTGCCCTGCCATTAACAATAAAAAAGGTGAATAAGAAAGAAATAGAAAAGAAAATAAATGAAAATTTATCTAAGTTTGGTTTAGAAAATTTGTGTAACAGATATCCTAAAGAATTATCAGGAGGTCAAAGACAAAGAGTAGCTTTACTTAGAACATATATGTTCAGTGATAAAATAGTTCTTTTAGATGAACCATTTTCAGCACTAGACTATATCACCAAAGATACAATGTATAATTGGTTTTTAAAGCTAAAAAAGGAATTAAATCTAACCTGCCTATTAATCACACATGATATAGACGAGGCAATACGTTTATCAGATACTGTTTATGTTATACAAGGAGTTCCAGGTAAATTTGTTAAAAAATTTGATATACAAAAAGATGAAAAAAGTATGATGGAAATAAAGAAAAAAATATATGAAGTTATTAAACAAAAAATATCTTGGTAA
- a CDS encoding PAAR-like protein: MKRKKKEKQEEKVETPIKQEQPQQPQQSQDNSKILDELKEYIKKENNNSNNNHRLVNDNKEVDEILQKKFDNEYGDKRYTKYFEDTTNAKVDKKDKKNLNEVLRAVDKKNKEIVKQEHFDDYREFFKNENNVNTIDFLYNLCMRSKDPLEELENALCFLSCKYEGEGIIKNIGTIAKNIFKSKAKEAIVNKISDVIKIRIPKEEFSERHLLKMGIADVDDIKLSCKSLPLKEYPKTKYYRFLKLFKDEDLIAKSYSIDKKGKRKYKRARRLLDNILICLIKSITRVESKYLDEYPNDKQNILRNYLLALDENENGLTYENYSFLHSIKPFNISEVILSLLKSDKSYREYSLRKISDFMYDKEYKSYLKNTTSVDKIKGKFPTRSSLEYNMRLRSSYNIYKFYEALYTDNNKAEKEQLVCSGAKIRCTMSSTESKLLVISSKKYIDSKPCATIYDRMIEPFKECHANKVCVPTLGVWEKKKNISIGDKAALISNSKCMCTFGGVISITDPNQKTSNLKEISKIDHDIKYSLEDYKDIKNIYYDLEKRYFNRFARYVYSSYLHVGRIDIHCIKLFREKLKPKYDDKKLYNENCIPVVDNDIECIVNIYPLAKIIMGYFYGRLNDNRIKDKWLDVGRSLSKELDFEKFISKAKKQLPVIYSAYKEKSSHYPKCTWMKDVYNEYMSRYSGQELNDRVRMYHKEGGGINGDMKTPWCASFVNFILKTGLKSPSSQCFYSKEGKKYFNKIKKGKFGAILVLNYGNGRGHCSFIVTEDDNGYLCLGGNQSKKIKKSYFPKNKRVQGIYWPK; the protein is encoded by the coding sequence TTGAAAAGAAAAAAGAAGGAAAAACAAGAAGAAAAAGTAGAAACACCAATAAAACAAGAACAACCTCAACAACCTCAACAATCTCAAGATAATTCTAAGATATTAGATGAGCTAAAAGAGTATATAAAAAAAGAGAATAATAATAGTAATAATAACCATAGATTAGTTAATGATAATAAAGAAGTTGATGAAATATTACAGAAAAAATTTGATAATGAGTATGGTGATAAAAGGTATACAAAATATTTTGAGGATACAACTAATGCAAAAGTAGATAAAAAAGATAAAAAGAATTTAAATGAAGTTTTAAGAGCTGTTGATAAGAAGAATAAGGAAATTGTAAAACAAGAGCATTTTGATGATTATAGAGAATTTTTTAAAAATGAAAATAATGTTAATACTATAGATTTTTTATACAACCTTTGTATGCGTTCTAAAGATCCACTAGAAGAATTAGAAAATGCATTGTGTTTTCTTTCTTGTAAGTATGAAGGTGAAGGGATAATAAAAAATATAGGGACTATAGCTAAAAACATATTTAAATCTAAGGCTAAGGAAGCTATTGTTAATAAGATAAGTGATGTAATAAAAATACGTATACCTAAGGAAGAATTTAGTGAGAGACACTTATTAAAAATGGGTATAGCTGATGTGGATGATATAAAATTAAGCTGTAAGAGCTTACCATTAAAAGAATATCCTAAAACAAAATACTATAGATTCTTAAAACTTTTTAAAGATGAGGACTTAATAGCTAAAAGCTATAGTATAGATAAAAAAGGTAAAAGGAAGTATAAAAGGGCAAGAAGACTATTAGATAACATATTGATATGTCTAATTAAAAGTATAACTAGGGTAGAAAGTAAGTATTTAGATGAATATCCAAATGATAAGCAAAATATTTTAAGAAACTACTTATTAGCCCTAGATGAAAATGAAAATGGTTTAACTTATGAAAATTATAGCTTCTTACATTCAATAAAACCATTTAATATATCTGAGGTAATATTATCATTACTTAAAAGTGATAAATCATACAGGGAGTACTCATTAAGAAAAATATCTGATTTTATGTATGATAAAGAGTACAAAAGTTATTTAAAAAATACGACTAGTGTAGATAAAATAAAGGGTAAGTTTCCGACTAGAAGTTCTCTAGAATACAATATGAGGTTAAGGTCTAGCTATAATATATACAAGTTTTATGAAGCCCTATACACAGATAATAATAAAGCAGAAAAAGAACAATTAGTATGTTCTGGTGCAAAAATACGTTGCACGATGAGTAGTACAGAAAGTAAGTTGTTAGTTATATCATCTAAAAAATATATAGATTCAAAACCATGTGCAACTATATATGATAGGATGATAGAACCATTTAAAGAATGTCATGCTAATAAAGTTTGTGTACCTACTTTAGGTGTATGGGAAAAGAAGAAAAATATATCAATAGGTGATAAGGCAGCATTAATAAGTAATTCAAAATGTATGTGTACCTTTGGTGGGGTAATAAGTATAACAGACCCTAATCAAAAAACAAGTAATCTAAAAGAAATATCAAAAATTGATCATGATATAAAGTATAGTCTTGAGGACTATAAGGATATAAAAAATATATATTATGACCTAGAAAAAAGATATTTTAATAGATTTGCAAGATATGTGTATAGTTCATACCTACATGTAGGAAGGATAGATATACATTGTATAAAACTTTTTAGAGAAAAATTAAAGCCTAAGTATGATGATAAAAAATTATACAACGAAAATTGTATACCAGTAGTTGATAATGATATTGAATGTATAGTTAATATCTACCCGCTAGCTAAAATCATAATGGGATATTTTTATGGAAGATTAAATGATAATAGGATAAAAGATAAGTGGTTAGATGTAGGTAGAAGTCTATCTAAAGAATTAGATTTTGAAAAATTCATAAGTAAAGCTAAAAAGCAGTTACCAGTAATATATTCAGCGTATAAAGAGAAAAGTAGCCATTATCCAAAATGTACTTGGATGAAGGATGTATACAATGAATATATGAGTAGGTATTCTGGTCAAGAATTAAATGATAGGGTAAGAATGTATCATAAAGAAGGTGGAGGAATAAATGGAGATATGAAAACACCGTGGTGTGCTTCATTTGTAAACTTTATTCTAAAAACTGGTTTAAAATCACCCTCATCACAGTGTTTTTATTCAAAAGAGGGTAAAAAATATTTTAATAAAATAAAGAAGGGTAAATTCGGTGCAATATTAGTACTAAATTATGGGAATGGTAGAGGTCATTGTTCCTTTATAGTCACAGAAGATGACAATGGTTATTTGTGTCTTGGAGGTAATCAATCAAAAAAAATTAAAAAGAGCTATTTTCCTAAAAATAAAAGAGTACAAGGAATATATTGGCCAAAATAG
- a CDS encoding ABC transporter ATP-binding protein — protein sequence MESETLLKIQNLNTGFRIKDNYYNAVDDVTLDLCKNEVLAIVGESGCGKSTLATSIIGLHDPNITKVEGSILFEGKNLVGLDEEQYNKIRGNKIGMIFQDPLSALNPLMKIGQQIEEGLLYHTKLNEKERKERVLELIERVGIPNPQRVINRFPHELSGGMRQRVIIAIALSCKPDILIADEPTTALDVTIQAQILDLIKELEDEIGAGIILITHDLGVVAEMADRVAVMYAGEIVELADVNELFKNPKHPYTRSLLSSIPQLDKETEHLHVIQGTVPSLKNLPRKGCRFSERIPWIAKSEHEENPVLHEVSKNHFVRCTCYKNFHFDNGSDINE from the coding sequence TTGGAAAGTGAAACATTGCTGAAAATACAAAATTTAAATACAGGTTTTCGTATTAAAGATAATTATTACAATGCAGTAGATGATGTGACGCTTGATTTGTGCAAAAACGAAGTTCTTGCCATAGTTGGAGAGTCAGGATGTGGTAAAAGTACATTAGCTACATCAATAATAGGTCTACACGATCCAAATATCACTAAAGTAGAAGGTAGTATTCTATTTGAGGGTAAAAATTTAGTTGGTCTCGATGAAGAACAATATAATAAAATTAGAGGTAATAAAATAGGTATGATTTTTCAAGATCCTTTATCTGCATTAAACCCTCTTATGAAAATAGGTCAACAAATTGAAGAAGGATTATTATACCATACAAAATTAAATGAAAAAGAAAGAAAAGAAAGGGTATTAGAATTAATAGAAAGAGTTGGAATTCCTAATCCCCAAAGAGTTATAAATAGATTTCCACATGAATTATCAGGGGGTATGAGACAAAGAGTAATAATTGCAATTGCCTTATCATGTAAACCTGATATATTAATAGCCGATGAACCAACAACAGCTCTAGATGTCACAATACAAGCACAAATTCTTGATTTAATTAAAGAATTGGAAGATGAAATAGGGGCTGGTATTATTTTAATAACACACGATTTGGGTGTAGTTGCTGAAATGGCTGACAGGGTAGCAGTTATGTATGCGGGTGAAATAGTTGAACTTGCTGATGTTAATGAATTATTTAAAAATCCTAAACATCCATATACAAGATCACTATTAAGCTCTATACCACAATTAGATAAAGAAACTGAACATTTACATGTTATACAAGGTACTGTTCCATCATTAAAGAATTTACCAAGAAAAGGATGTAGATTTTCAGAAAGAATACCATGGATAGCTAAGAGTGAACATGAAGAAAATCCAGTGTTACATGAAGTATCAAAAAATCATTTTGTAAGATGCACATGTTACAAAAATTTCCACTTTGATAATGGAAGTGATATAAATGAGTAA
- a CDS encoding ATP-binding cassette domain-containing protein, whose protein sequence is MSNIVMEVKGLKVHYPIRGGFFNRIIDYVYAVDGVDMVIEQGKSYGLVGESGSGKSTIGKSIIGLEKVTEGKVLYKGEEISLNKIKRKSSYRKDVQMIFQDSMSSLNPKKRVLDIIAEPLRNFERLTPEEEKRKVIELLEIVGMTEDTAYKYPFEFSGGQRQRIGVARSVATKPKLIIADEPVSALDLSVQAQVLNYMKDIQKQFGLSYIFISHDLGVVKHMCDEIYIMYRGRFVEKGIKKDIYTDPKHIYTKRLIAAIPDINPETRDKNREYRLLVEKEYKEKENVYYDKNGKVFDLIPLDKTNKNETHFVALKEVK, encoded by the coding sequence ATGAGTAATATAGTAATGGAAGTAAAAGGACTAAAGGTACATTATCCAATTAGAGGAGGCTTTTTCAATAGAATAATAGACTATGTTTATGCTGTTGATGGTGTAGATATGGTAATAGAACAAGGAAAGAGTTATGGACTTGTTGGAGAATCTGGTAGTGGTAAGTCTACAATAGGTAAGTCAATAATAGGATTAGAAAAAGTTACAGAAGGTAAAGTGTTATACAAAGGAGAAGAAATATCATTAAATAAAATTAAAAGAAAGTCATCATATAGAAAAGATGTACAAATGATATTCCAAGATTCAATGTCATCATTAAATCCTAAAAAAAGAGTTCTAGATATTATTGCTGAACCTTTAAGAAATTTTGAAAGATTGACACCAGAAGAAGAAAAGAGAAAGGTTATAGAACTATTAGAAATAGTAGGTATGACAGAAGATACAGCATATAAGTATCCATTTGAATTCTCAGGTGGTCAAAGACAAAGAATAGGTGTTGCAAGATCTGTAGCAACTAAACCTAAATTAATTATAGCTGATGAACCAGTGTCTGCATTAGATTTATCAGTGCAAGCACAAGTCTTAAATTATATGAAAGATATACAAAAACAATTTGGTTTAAGTTATATATTTATTTCTCACGATTTAGGTGTAGTAAAACACATGTGTGATGAAATATACATTATGTATAGGGGAAGATTTGTTGAAAAAGGTATAAAAAAAGATATATATACAGATCCTAAACATATTTATACAAAGAGATTAATTGCGGCTATTCCTGATATAAATCCAGAAACTAGGGATAAAAATAGAGAATATAGATTGTTAGTTGAAAAAGAATACAAAGAAAAAGAAAATGTGTATTACGATAAAAATGGTAAAGTATTTGATTTAATACCATTAGATAAAACTAACAAAAATGAAACACATTTTGTCGCATTGAAAGAGGTGAAATAA
- the opp4B gene encoding oligopeptide ABC transporter permease encodes MWKTTLRRILIMIPQIVILSILVFILAKMMPGDPFSGLIDPNISPARIAELRQSLGLNDPWYIQYIRWIRNLFHGDLGISYTYKLKVTTLIGQRGYNTFILSLFSVILSYAISIPLGILAGRYNGSKFDKIVILYNYISYAIPTFVLSILMLWLFGYTLRLFPTSGSVDLGIKPGTFGYIINRFYHILLPSITYALLSTVGTIQYLRNEVIDSKQMDYVKTARSKGVPVNKVYTKHIFRNSLLPIAAFFGYTITGLLGGSVFIETIFGYPGMGQLFISSISSRDYSIITALILMYGILTLLGTLLSDIILSIVDPRIRIE; translated from the coding sequence ATGTGGAAAACAACGTTAAGAAGAATTTTAATTATGATACCTCAAATTGTAATACTAAGTATATTAGTCTTTATATTAGCTAAAATGATGCCAGGAGATCCATTCTCAGGATTAATAGATCCTAACATATCACCAGCTAGAATAGCAGAATTAAGACAATCTTTAGGATTAAATGATCCTTGGTATATACAATATATTAGATGGATAAGAAACTTATTCCATGGAGACTTGGGTATAAGTTATACATATAAGTTAAAAGTTACAACTTTAATAGGACAAAGAGGATATAATACATTTATATTATCATTATTCAGTGTTATCTTATCATATGCTATATCTATACCTTTAGGTATATTAGCAGGTAGATATAACGGTTCTAAATTTGATAAAATTGTAATATTATATAACTATATAAGTTATGCAATACCAACATTTGTATTATCAATACTAATGCTATGGTTATTTGGATATACTTTAAGATTATTCCCTACATCAGGGTCAGTTGATTTAGGAATAAAACCAGGAACGTTTGGATATATTATAAATAGATTCTATCATATTCTATTACCATCAATAACATACGCTTTATTAAGTACAGTAGGAACTATACAGTATTTAAGAAACGAAGTTATAGATTCAAAACAAATGGATTATGTAAAAACAGCTAGAAGTAAAGGTGTTCCAGTAAACAAGGTTTATACAAAACACATATTTAGAAATTCACTATTGCCAATTGCAGCATTTTTTGGTTATACTATAACAGGTTTACTTGGTGGATCAGTATTTATTGAAACAATATTTGGTTACCCTGGAATGGGACAATTATTTATATCATCAATTAGTTCAAGAGATTACAGTATTATAACAGCATTAATATTAATGTATGGTATCTTAACATTATTAGGAACATTACTATCAGATATAATTCTAAGTATAGTAGATCCTAGAATAAGAATAGAGTAG